A window of Desulforhopalus sp. contains these coding sequences:
- a CDS encoding glycosyltransferase family 4 protein — protein MGGVYYILNIIKTLDSLDEKDKPHIFLFYNQELADFVQTVNYPYLTAVLWRFPGAYKGTLESWLTGKNRFVNDIVQKYPLDGLFPVMDHPVAAQRLSRHNIRLVSWYADLQHRHYPEFFSGKQRFLRELRLKLMLKNTEHLVVSSWDVAADFARFYRLKASLNVHVYHFVSVIEPFDGDDIHSLRNRYGLPEDYFIISNQFHKHKNHRVVLNALTRLMKRGTPIHLAITGKVPNDENSTYFAELKTIINEHDMHELVHFLGVIPRHHQLCLMKYSRAVIQPSLFEGWSTVIEDAKSLQVPVIASDIPVNREQLGDAGVFFDPHRDDRLADVVEVCSRKRSAGMLYEPYEDRVKAAANRFIEIFRDPKAVLK, from the coding sequence TTGGGCGGGGTCTACTATATCCTGAACATTATCAAAACTCTTGACTCTCTGGACGAGAAGGACAAACCTCACATTTTCCTGTTTTACAATCAGGAACTGGCCGACTTTGTCCAGACCGTTAACTATCCCTACCTGACGGCCGTGTTGTGGAGGTTTCCGGGTGCGTACAAAGGAACCCTGGAATCTTGGTTGACCGGGAAAAACAGATTTGTAAACGACATCGTGCAGAAGTATCCACTAGATGGGCTTTTTCCGGTGATGGATCATCCGGTAGCTGCTCAGCGTCTCTCCAGGCATAATATTCGGCTCGTATCTTGGTACGCGGATCTGCAGCACCGGCACTATCCGGAATTCTTCTCTGGAAAACAACGCTTTCTGCGCGAATTACGCCTGAAGCTTATGCTGAAAAATACGGAACACTTGGTCGTTTCCAGCTGGGATGTGGCTGCTGATTTTGCCAGATTTTACCGTCTGAAGGCCAGCCTCAACGTGCATGTGTATCATTTCGTCTCAGTTATCGAACCATTCGACGGAGATGACATTCACAGTCTTCGTAACAGGTATGGCCTGCCGGAGGACTATTTCATCATCTCTAATCAGTTTCATAAACACAAGAATCATCGGGTTGTACTGAACGCCTTGACTAGGTTGATGAAAAGAGGAACCCCTATCCATTTGGCCATTACTGGTAAAGTACCCAATGACGAAAACTCAACCTATTTCGCTGAGCTTAAGACTATTATTAACGAACACGATATGCATGAGTTAGTTCATTTTCTGGGAGTCATCCCCCGGCACCACCAGTTGTGCCTGATGAAGTATTCCCGAGCCGTCATCCAGCCTAGTCTGTTTGAAGGTTGGAGCACGGTGATAGAAGATGCTAAATCCTTACAAGTGCCTGTGATCGCCTCCGATATACCGGTAAACCGCGAGCAGCTAGGTGATGCCGGCGTTTTCTTCGACCCGCATCGCGATGATCGACTTGCCGATGTTGTCGAGGTTTGTTCGAGGAAAAGGTCTGCTGGAATGCTTTACGAACCTTATGAAGACCGGGTCAAGGCGGCGGCAAATCGCTTCATTGAAATCTTTAGAGATCCGAAGGCGGTTTTAAAATAA
- a CDS encoding glycosyltransferase family 4 protein: MVYLEDNVTPDVVFVVGGTKRLIWLWRLRNKGVPIVHRLDGMNWLHLKIQTSMKQWLLNETRNLLMQTIRSFFADAVIYQSKFVLDWWHRKGFFSRAMETVIHNGIDLDTFVPHARSPGAPVSLLCVEGNLDYSPYAIDLLNYLQDRLIEHSNYKSLILYGSFQDNRNRLRLSPQIDYRGVVTRSELPSVYKEAVYLSLDVNAACPNTVIEALACGIPVIGFDTGALRELVPSQAGAVVPYGSNPWNLDYPDFDALVVAAKRVLNGWERIAREARRVAEERYGLPYITQQYLSVINACYSLGRLK; encoded by the coding sequence GTGGTATATCTTGAGGATAACGTTACACCGGATGTGGTGTTTGTGGTTGGAGGAACAAAAAGATTGATCTGGTTGTGGCGATTGAGAAATAAAGGTGTGCCTATAGTGCATAGGCTTGATGGAATGAACTGGCTCCACCTGAAGATCCAGACCAGTATGAAGCAATGGTTACTCAACGAAACAAGGAACCTGCTCATGCAGACCATCCGTTCCTTTTTTGCCGACGCCGTCATTTACCAAAGTAAATTTGTCCTGGACTGGTGGCACCGGAAAGGCTTCTTTTCCCGAGCCATGGAAACCGTTATACACAATGGCATCGATCTGGACACCTTCGTCCCTCACGCCCGATCGCCGGGTGCGCCGGTATCGCTCCTTTGCGTGGAGGGTAACCTCGATTATTCTCCATACGCGATTGATCTGCTGAATTACCTGCAGGACCGGCTGATTGAGCATTCGAACTACAAATCTCTTATTCTGTATGGCAGTTTTCAGGATAACCGCAATCGGCTGCGGCTTTCCCCTCAAATCGATTACCGTGGCGTGGTTACCCGGTCGGAACTGCCCTCTGTCTATAAGGAGGCTGTGTACTTGTCTCTGGATGTGAATGCCGCCTGCCCAAATACTGTGATTGAAGCGTTGGCTTGTGGCATCCCCGTGATTGGTTTCGACACAGGAGCGTTGAGGGAACTGGTACCATCGCAAGCAGGAGCTGTTGTCCCCTATGGTTCGAATCCCTGGAACTTGGATTATCCTGATTTTGATGCCCTGGTTGTTGCCGCAAAAAGAGTGCTTAATGGCTGGGAACGAATCGCTCGGGAGGCGCGCAGGGTGGCGGAAGAAAGGTATGGATTGCCGTATATAACGCAACAATACCTTTCGGTCATTAACGCGTGCTATTCTCTGGGGAGGTTGAAATGA
- a CDS encoding NAD-dependent epimerase/dehydratase family protein: protein MNNYLIVGSKGFIGKHLAGFLLKKGLAVWGADVVVDYEAGDHYFLIDASNADFHAVFKEQSFHVCINCSGAASVPDSLKNPMRDFQLNTANVFKLLDAIRIYQPRCRFINLSSAAVYGNPLSLPINESVHLDPVSPYGFHKEMSEQICLEFHRLFQLNTCSLRIFSAFGEGLKKQLFWDLFLKAKKKKPIELFGTGRESRDFIYIRDLCRAIYFVSLHGDFNAQCINVANGREVTIEESVSVFYGLFDYPVEYQFSGQTRAGDPINWVADIGILRKLGYEAQYSLVEGLTNYYQWACEEDSK, encoded by the coding sequence ATGAATAACTATCTTATTGTTGGCAGCAAAGGGTTCATTGGAAAACATCTCGCCGGTTTTTTGCTAAAAAAAGGTCTTGCCGTGTGGGGCGCAGATGTCGTAGTGGACTATGAGGCGGGTGACCACTACTTCCTCATTGATGCGTCCAATGCCGATTTCCATGCCGTTTTTAAAGAACAGTCTTTCCATGTGTGTATCAACTGCTCGGGTGCGGCGTCTGTGCCGGATTCTCTGAAAAACCCCATGCGAGATTTCCAGTTGAATACTGCGAACGTGTTCAAGCTGTTGGATGCCATCCGCATATATCAGCCTCGTTGCCGGTTCATCAATCTGTCAAGCGCCGCTGTTTATGGTAATCCGCTTTCTTTGCCGATAAACGAGTCGGTGCACCTGGACCCGGTCTCACCTTACGGATTTCATAAGGAAATGAGCGAGCAAATCTGCTTAGAGTTCCATAGGCTTTTTCAATTAAATACCTGCTCCCTGCGCATTTTCTCAGCATTCGGGGAAGGGCTGAAAAAACAGCTTTTCTGGGACTTGTTCCTCAAAGCCAAAAAGAAAAAGCCTATCGAGCTATTCGGTACCGGCAGGGAGAGCCGGGATTTTATCTATATCCGTGATCTGTGTCGGGCCATTTACTTTGTCTCCCTACACGGTGATTTCAATGCTCAGTGCATCAACGTGGCCAACGGCCGCGAAGTAACGATTGAAGAAAGTGTGTCGGTCTTTTACGGTCTGTTCGATTATCCGGTCGAATACCAGTTCTCCGGTCAAACCCGAGCAGGTGACCCTATCAACTGGGTTGCTGATATCGGCATTCTCAGAAAACTGGGTTATGAAGCGCAGTACAGCCTTGTCGAAGGCTTGACAAACTATTACCAATGGGCATGCGAAGAAGACTCGAAATAG
- a CDS encoding aminotransferase class I/II-fold pyridoxal phosphate-dependent enzyme → MNRIFLSPPHMSGLEQQFVEEAFASNYIAPLGPQVDAFEEEFAAAVGGRYAAAVSTGTAALHLLLRYAGVGAGDEVICSTFTFVASANAIVYCGARPVFIDSDITSWNMDPRLLARELEQRAVQNRLPKAVVVVHLYGQPADIDAIKELCDSYKIALIEDAAEALGARYKGKAPGIFGMAGFYSFNGNKIITTSGGGMIVSESKDLIDKVKFWATQARDAAPHYEHSELGYNYRMSNVLAAIGRGQLRVLSERVEKKREIFRRYQERLQAFPGVTFMPEPDFAYSTRWLTCMTVDPALAGFGRDTILNVLAENNIEARPTWKPMHLQPLYKNHQIVGGQVSADLFAKGICLPSGTAMTDSDLERVIVLIESCWDGRS, encoded by the coding sequence ATGAATAGAATTTTCCTTTCCCCTCCCCATATGTCCGGTTTAGAGCAGCAGTTCGTTGAAGAGGCTTTTGCTTCAAACTATATTGCCCCTCTTGGCCCTCAGGTTGATGCATTTGAGGAGGAGTTCGCCGCTGCAGTGGGCGGTAGGTATGCTGCGGCTGTGTCGACCGGGACAGCCGCGCTCCACCTGTTGCTTCGATATGCGGGGGTAGGCGCGGGCGACGAAGTAATTTGCTCCACATTTACCTTTGTTGCCAGTGCCAATGCGATTGTCTATTGCGGCGCCCGGCCGGTCTTCATCGATTCGGATATCACAAGCTGGAACATGGATCCCCGGTTGCTTGCTCGGGAACTTGAACAACGGGCAGTGCAGAATCGTCTTCCCAAGGCCGTTGTGGTCGTCCACCTGTATGGGCAGCCGGCGGATATTGATGCCATTAAAGAGTTGTGTGATTCCTATAAAATAGCACTGATAGAGGATGCGGCCGAGGCCCTGGGTGCCCGATACAAGGGCAAGGCTCCCGGAATATTTGGTATGGCCGGTTTTTATTCGTTTAACGGCAACAAAATCATCACCACGTCCGGTGGTGGCATGATCGTTTCCGAAAGCAAGGATTTGATTGACAAGGTTAAGTTCTGGGCAACCCAGGCCCGTGATGCAGCTCCGCACTACGAACATAGCGAGTTGGGCTATAATTATCGCATGAGTAACGTTTTGGCTGCCATCGGCCGGGGGCAGTTGAGGGTTTTGTCGGAGCGGGTTGAGAAAAAACGGGAAATTTTTCGAAGGTACCAGGAACGGTTGCAGGCCTTCCCGGGTGTTACATTCATGCCCGAGCCGGATTTTGCCTATTCAACCCGCTGGCTTACCTGTATGACTGTCGACCCTGCCCTTGCCGGTTTTGGCAGAGATACGATATTGAACGTGCTGGCAGAGAACAACATCGAGGCACGCCCCACATGGAAACCAATGCATTTGCAACCTCTATATAAAAATCACCAGATAGTTGGTGGTCAGGTGTCAGCGGATTTGTTTGCGAAAGGCATCTGTCTCCCTTCCGGCACGGCGATGACTGACAGCGATCTTGAACGTGTGATTGTTCTTATCGAAAGTTGCTGGGATGGAAGAAGCTGA
- a CDS encoding glycosyltransferase family 4 protein produces the protein MITTRRIGRKIVIINQAANYLTVGFANAFSQCFDKVALITGSVHVQGEELNSDIEVCLINRWYERPAYKKVLSFTLALSWIWILLLTRYRKYEVFFVSVPPMGYLLNLVLPHLFSMVIWDVYPDTLRITDMKETHPVYRLWVTLNRCSFRKAWRIFTISEALAENLAQYVERRRLIVQPIWSIFQENSRIPAEANPFVHKHGLKGRFVVQYSGNIGVTHNVEVLIDVAERLLGKERILFQIIGRGPRLPKIEQLIRERNLVNVQMLPFQSDELFPYSLSAAHLGVVSLHESVSRGSVPSKAYNLMSFGIPGLYIAGVDSELARYAREYEHAGCFAAKDIDGIAEFICELANNELLYRAMQIHAENASKHFRRGNADRFVDSYLAPKKVDQ, from the coding sequence GTGATTACAACCAGGAGAATAGGGCGCAAGATCGTGATCATCAACCAGGCTGCCAACTACCTGACGGTCGGTTTCGCCAATGCTTTCAGCCAGTGCTTCGACAAAGTTGCGTTGATTACCGGCAGCGTTCACGTGCAGGGTGAGGAATTGAATTCGGATATTGAGGTTTGCTTGATCAACCGTTGGTACGAGCGGCCAGCTTACAAGAAGGTACTTTCTTTCACCCTTGCGTTGTCGTGGATATGGATTTTGTTGCTTACCCGGTATCGCAAGTACGAGGTCTTCTTTGTATCAGTGCCACCGATGGGCTATCTGCTGAACTTGGTTCTGCCGCACCTGTTTAGCATGGTGATCTGGGATGTGTATCCGGATACATTACGCATTACGGACATGAAGGAGACACACCCAGTATATCGTCTCTGGGTAACCTTGAATCGCTGCTCGTTTCGTAAAGCTTGGCGCATATTCACCATTAGCGAGGCGTTGGCAGAAAATCTCGCCCAATATGTGGAACGGCGCCGGCTGATCGTGCAGCCAATCTGGTCGATTTTTCAGGAGAATAGTCGCATTCCGGCTGAAGCGAATCCGTTTGTGCATAAACATGGGCTTAAAGGCCGGTTCGTAGTCCAGTATTCGGGCAACATCGGCGTTACGCATAATGTCGAGGTGTTGATCGATGTGGCCGAACGTTTGCTTGGCAAGGAGCGCATCCTTTTTCAGATAATCGGTAGAGGCCCTCGGCTGCCCAAGATCGAGCAGTTGATCCGTGAGCGCAACCTAGTCAACGTGCAGATGCTGCCGTTCCAGTCCGACGAGTTGTTCCCTTATTCGCTTTCGGCTGCACATTTGGGTGTGGTGAGCCTGCACGAATCAGTGAGTCGGGGCAGCGTGCCAAGCAAGGCCTACAATCTGATGAGTTTCGGTATCCCTGGATTGTATATCGCTGGGGTCGACAGTGAGCTGGCCCGCTATGCCCGGGAATACGAGCACGCCGGCTGTTTCGCCGCCAAAGATATCGACGGCATCGCCGAGTTCATTTGCGAGCTGGCCAACAACGAATTACTGTACAGGGCAATGCAAATTCATGCAGAGAATGCATCGAAGCATTTTCGACGAGGTAATGCCGACCGATTTGTAGATAGTTACCTCGCACCTAAGAAAGTAGATCAGTGA
- a CDS encoding YdcF family protein produces the protein MEEAELSGLTAQANLLPSLYNKRGTQGSFCSSIYLKISFIIIFFVAAAGYLVFRCCHGAVGQSSIPAVADLVVCMAFSDERADRTVALINQGYAQKVIATTQQTHDALLKRQVGNDRLILLAPSAQTTYQEAKLLWCYLQNSPSKRILVVSDGVHLSRVHWTIDHFFRDNSHQFWFVSSDSPQSSRLQWIENAKMIAQLYELAAIIYYWFGHGLFGLEDNPVWIDAAKKSFFFKELYHN, from the coding sequence ATGGAAGAAGCTGAGTTGAGCGGTCTTACTGCTCAAGCGAACCTTTTGCCCTCGCTTTATAATAAGCGGGGCACACAAGGCTCATTTTGCAGTTCAATCTACTTGAAGATATCATTCATTATTATCTTCTTCGTCGCAGCTGCGGGGTATTTGGTGTTTCGATGTTGCCATGGTGCAGTCGGGCAATCATCAATACCTGCAGTAGCTGATTTGGTTGTTTGTATGGCGTTCAGTGATGAAAGAGCAGATCGAACTGTTGCCTTGATCAACCAGGGTTATGCTCAAAAGGTAATAGCAACCACACAACAGACGCATGATGCATTGTTGAAACGGCAGGTGGGTAACGATCGGTTGATTTTACTGGCTCCCAGTGCACAGACAACGTATCAGGAAGCAAAACTGCTATGGTGTTATTTGCAGAACAGCCCTTCGAAAAGGATTTTAGTTGTCAGTGATGGCGTGCATTTGTCCCGTGTTCATTGGACGATTGATCACTTCTTTCGGGATAATTCCCATCAATTTTGGTTCGTCTCTTCGGATAGCCCACAGTCTTCCCGCTTGCAATGGATTGAAAACGCCAAAATGATAGCTCAATTATATGAATTGGCGGCTATTATTTATTACTGGTTTGGCCATGGGTTATTCGGTCTTGAGGATAATCCTGTTTGGATAGACGCCGCTAAAAAATCCTTCTTTTTCAAAGAGCTGTATCATAATTAG
- a CDS encoding glycosyltransferase family 4 protein, protein MAVTTVYYFTNIAPHYRQRLWELLATQNDLEFHFFFGKPMAKGIVEMDFSQEFFKSKSCVLHNLINIRLKNNVIVWQIGVIRHCFRNKPDAAIFLGDMNILSTWIAAAIARLNGIRVVFWGHGFSGKESWLKRSLRITFNRLAHHHLLYGHRAMDIMKQNGFGDKTLSVIYNSLQYEQHLATRAGHGKQCKFEHLPFFKNPNLPLLVFIGRLTPAKKLNLLIEAHKRLNAEVCRYNLLIIGDGEERASLETLAGADPTVHFYGACYVEQKLSALLCLADLCVSPGNVGLTAIHCLSHGTPVCTHDNFANQMPEFEAIIPGETGFFFRENDAEDLAGRILDWSVKDVLRDVVRHKCYRVIDEKYNPYYQLTVFKKVLSK, encoded by the coding sequence ATGGCAGTGACCACGGTTTACTATTTTACTAACATCGCTCCTCATTATCGGCAGCGGCTTTGGGAACTGCTCGCCACCCAAAACGATTTAGAATTCCACTTCTTTTTCGGCAAACCTATGGCCAAGGGAATTGTCGAAATGGATTTCAGTCAGGAATTCTTTAAATCAAAGTCTTGTGTTTTGCACAACTTGATTAATATAAGGTTGAAAAACAATGTGATTGTCTGGCAGATCGGGGTCATCCGGCACTGCTTTCGCAATAAACCCGATGCCGCGATCTTTCTGGGCGATATGAACATCCTTTCTACTTGGATTGCAGCGGCTATTGCTCGGCTGAATGGCATCCGGGTCGTGTTTTGGGGGCACGGCTTTTCGGGTAAGGAGTCCTGGCTCAAAAGGAGTCTTCGCATTACATTCAACCGGCTCGCCCATCACCACCTGCTTTACGGGCATCGGGCTATGGACATCATGAAACAGAATGGATTCGGAGATAAAACTCTATCTGTGATCTATAATTCGCTGCAGTATGAACAGCACCTAGCCACCCGAGCTGGCCATGGTAAGCAATGCAAGTTCGAACACCTGCCATTTTTCAAGAATCCCAATTTGCCGTTGCTCGTTTTCATTGGCAGACTGACTCCGGCCAAGAAGCTTAACTTGTTGATCGAAGCCCACAAGCGTCTGAATGCGGAGGTCTGCCGGTACAATCTGCTGATTATCGGTGATGGTGAGGAGAGGGCCTCCTTGGAAACGCTGGCTGGAGCCGATCCTACTGTGCATTTTTACGGTGCTTGCTACGTTGAACAGAAGCTAAGCGCGCTCCTGTGTCTAGCGGATCTGTGTGTTTCTCCTGGTAATGTTGGTTTGACCGCAATCCATTGCCTGAGCCACGGCACGCCGGTATGCACGCATGACAATTTTGCCAACCAGATGCCCGAGTTCGAGGCCATCATTCCCGGAGAAACCGGATTCTTTTTCCGGGAAAACGATGCGGAAGACCTGGCCGGGAGGATCCTGGATTGGTCCGTAAAAGATGTACTCCGGGATGTCGTGCGCCACAAATGCTATAGGGTTATTGATGAGAAGTATAATCCTTACTATCAATTGACGGTTTTTAAAAAAGTACTGAGTAAGTGA
- a CDS encoding ATP-grasp domain-containing protein codes for MAETVYPPAFVTYGWCRSAYTVVRSLAARGVEVHVGGSSLFAMSRFSRFAKSFTRLPDFFAEPEAYVEVLGEAIKRTGAKVLMPCFEDVELVINHRDRLPADVLVAVPKHEDWSMAEDKLDYLGRVAAAGCPVPRTYRIESKEALSELAAQINFPAVVKVRMGNGARGVEIVECAGDLHDRFFALVEEFELPTHRWPVVQEQLRGRKFKLDGVFCHGECVATSVFEILRCKGANKFGTSTFRVTVDEPELTRHAIQALKALHWHGMFNTDWICDDKGTAYLIDINGRLSGAVAVPYEAGMDLPWIWYQVSAGIKEIETQNPRPGVRVRWILGDGIGLVEHLLAGEVRAGLPILIPIPGCRHDDFVWHDPLPFLGQALDYLAKFLRARGSVRPMTKGMVR; via the coding sequence ATGGCTGAGACGGTTTACCCCCCAGCATTCGTCACCTACGGCTGGTGCCGGTCGGCCTACACCGTAGTTCGGTCGCTGGCAGCGCGTGGCGTGGAGGTGCATGTCGGCGGCAGTTCCCTGTTCGCTATGTCGCGCTTCTCGCGCTTTGCGAAATCCTTCACCCGATTGCCGGACTTTTTCGCTGAACCCGAGGCCTATGTCGAGGTATTGGGAGAGGCGATCAAGCGAACCGGGGCCAAAGTGTTGATGCCGTGTTTCGAGGACGTCGAACTGGTGATAAACCACCGGGACCGCTTGCCAGCGGATGTCCTGGTCGCTGTCCCCAAACATGAGGATTGGTCGATGGCCGAGGATAAGCTCGATTACCTGGGAAGAGTGGCAGCGGCAGGTTGTCCGGTGCCCAGGACATACCGGATCGAGTCGAAGGAGGCGCTGAGTGAACTCGCAGCGCAGATTAACTTCCCGGCGGTGGTAAAGGTACGGATGGGTAATGGGGCGCGCGGGGTCGAGATCGTTGAGTGCGCTGGGGACCTCCATGATCGCTTCTTTGCGCTGGTCGAGGAGTTCGAACTGCCGACGCATCGCTGGCCGGTGGTGCAGGAGCAACTCCGGGGCCGGAAGTTCAAACTCGATGGTGTGTTTTGTCATGGCGAATGCGTGGCTACCTCGGTGTTCGAGATCCTGCGCTGCAAGGGTGCAAACAAGTTTGGGACCTCCACCTTTCGGGTGACGGTGGACGAACCCGAATTAACGCGACACGCGATTCAGGCACTGAAGGCCCTTCACTGGCACGGCATGTTCAACACCGACTGGATCTGCGATGATAAAGGAACCGCGTACCTGATTGATATCAACGGCCGCCTGAGTGGTGCGGTGGCGGTACCCTACGAGGCGGGCATGGATCTGCCCTGGATATGGTATCAAGTATCCGCTGGTATCAAGGAAATTGAAACCCAGAACCCCCGGCCCGGGGTCCGCGTCCGCTGGATTCTTGGGGATGGCATTGGACTGGTCGAGCACCTTCTTGCTGGTGAGGTCCGTGCCGGGCTTCCTATCCTTATTCCGATCCCTGGCTGCCGTCATGACGATTTTGTGTGGCACGACCCTTTGCCATTCCTGGGGCAAGCGCTGGATTACCTTGCCAAGTTCCTCCGCGCCCGTGGTTCCGTTCGGCCGATGACGAAGGGGATGGTGCGGTAA
- a CDS encoding sugar transferase: protein MSNYTARAFGLSPVQKFLKRGFDLILSSFGLLGVFWIIAIAWVFATLDTKANGFFTQRRVGRHGRPFTVLKIRTMRPHSESLSTVTTDADPRVTRLGRFWRKTKIDELPQLLNVLLGQMSFVGPRPDVPGFADCLQGEDRIILDLRPGITGPATLAYKNEETLLATVSDPERYNREVIYPDKVRINREYVQNWSFWQDIRYILQTLRIHR from the coding sequence ATGAGTAATTACACAGCTAGAGCCTTTGGTCTCTCTCCCGTTCAGAAATTTTTGAAACGAGGATTCGATTTAATTCTCTCTTCGTTTGGTCTCCTGGGTGTTTTCTGGATCATTGCGATCGCATGGGTATTTGCTACTCTTGATACTAAGGCTAATGGTTTTTTTACCCAACGGCGTGTCGGCCGGCATGGGCGTCCATTCACCGTGCTCAAGATTCGCACCATGCGGCCGCATAGCGAGTCGTTGTCAACAGTTACCACAGACGCCGATCCTCGTGTCACTCGTCTGGGAAGATTCTGGCGGAAGACCAAGATAGATGAGCTTCCGCAGCTGCTAAATGTACTGCTCGGCCAGATGAGTTTTGTTGGACCGCGCCCGGATGTCCCAGGGTTTGCGGATTGTTTGCAGGGCGAAGACCGGATTATCCTCGATCTAAGGCCGGGAATTACCGGACCGGCCACGCTGGCCTATAAGAACGAGGAGACCCTTTTGGCTACAGTCTCCGACCCAGAGCGTTATAACCGGGAAGTCATATATCCCGACAAGGTTCGGATTAACCGCGAGTATGTACAGAACTGGTCTTTCTGGCAGGACATTCGTTATATTCTTCAAACGCTGAGAATACATCGCTAA